In Candidatus Roseilinea sp., one DNA window encodes the following:
- a CDS encoding Zn-dependent hydrolase, with product MPSTSLNPQRAIADLRELAALTSDANGAQRVAWTPTWARAREWYRAKLAELPVEVEQDEAGNLWATLPGASHRALVMGSHLDSVPNGGWLDGCLGVLAGLEVLRRIAGQGTPPVTVRLVDWADEEGARFGRSLFGSSAVAGRLNLEWVSRLADTDGVRLPDAVRAFGVDIATAEQAHRQTADAGAYLEMHIEQGPVLEALGLPLGAVIGCYGIERHQLVFSGVAAHAGGFPMHLRHDAFLAAARFALAVREIAVRHGGVGTNGRVRNTPDIPTAVAGECAITLDMRHIDAAQLQAMVDEARAASARIADEEGVGVAWRTIYQSPPQRFHPHLVDLCDEAIREAVGDGASHRMPSGPGHDAIEMAWAGVPTVMLFVQSLRGLSHNKDEDTKIEHLELAVRAFDRLADKTMAWLAT from the coding sequence ATGCCGTCAACTTCACTCAACCCACAGCGCGCCATCGCCGACCTGCGCGAACTGGCCGCGCTTACCTCGGACGCAAACGGCGCGCAGCGCGTGGCCTGGACGCCGACGTGGGCCAGGGCGCGCGAGTGGTATCGCGCCAAGCTGGCCGAGCTGCCGGTCGAGGTTGAGCAGGACGAGGCCGGCAACCTGTGGGCCACTTTGCCCGGCGCATCGCACCGCGCGCTGGTCATGGGCAGCCACCTGGACAGCGTGCCGAACGGCGGCTGGCTGGACGGTTGCCTGGGGGTGCTGGCCGGCCTGGAAGTCCTCCGGCGCATCGCCGGCCAGGGCACGCCGCCGGTCACTGTGCGCCTGGTGGACTGGGCCGACGAAGAGGGTGCGCGCTTCGGGCGCAGCCTGTTCGGCTCCAGCGCCGTCGCCGGGCGGCTGAACCTCGAATGGGTCAGCCGGCTCGCCGATACCGACGGCGTGCGTCTGCCCGACGCCGTGCGCGCCTTCGGTGTGGACATCGCGACGGCGGAGCAAGCGCATCGGCAGACCGCCGACGCCGGCGCGTATCTGGAGATGCACATCGAGCAGGGGCCGGTGTTGGAGGCGTTGGGTTTACCGCTCGGCGCAGTGATCGGCTGCTACGGCATTGAGCGGCATCAACTTGTCTTCAGCGGCGTTGCGGCGCATGCCGGCGGCTTCCCCATGCACCTGCGCCACGACGCCTTCCTGGCTGCGGCGCGCTTCGCGCTTGCTGTGCGCGAGATCGCAGTGCGCCACGGCGGCGTGGGCACCAACGGCCGCGTGCGCAACACGCCCGACATCCCAACCGCTGTCGCCGGCGAATGTGCCATCACCCTGGACATGCGTCACATTGATGCCGCGCAGCTGCAAGCGATGGTGGATGAGGCGCGCGCAGCGAGCGCACGGATCGCCGATGAAGAAGGCGTAGGCGTCGCCTGGCGCACGATCTACCAATCGCCACCGCAGCGCTTTCACCCGCATCTGGTGGATTTGTGCGACGAGGCCATTCGCGAGGCCGTAGGCGACGGCGCCTCGCACCGCATGCCGAGCGGCCCTGGTCACGATGCGATCGAGATGGCCTGGGCGGGCGTGCCCACGGTCATGCTGTTCGTGCAAAGCTTGCGCGGCCTCTCGCACAACAAGGATGAAGACACGAAGATTGAGCACCTTGAGCTGGCCGTACGCGCCTTCGACCGGCTGGCCGACAAAACGATGGCGTGGCTGGCGACTTGA
- a CDS encoding TetR family transcriptional regulator, with amino-acid sequence MSQPLAIDIVKRRPGRQPVELGSAEDTRRAIFQHAMRLINERGYEAVSMSDIARAAGLTKATLYYHFPSKADLLTSSALDMLRRVQRDIERIVNDRSLSVRQRLERLAVERQSRPLAATYNAAMMDAAMRQLSQVQQARLHDAFARLNEPLLRLVKEGIAQGELRAIDPEIIALAFRRLFTEPRRPSPDGDHEAITRAMLDAFFHGVAKE; translated from the coding sequence ATGAGCCAGCCACTCGCCATCGACATCGTCAAGCGCCGACCGGGAAGGCAGCCGGTTGAGCTGGGCAGCGCGGAGGATACGCGCCGCGCCATCTTTCAACACGCCATGCGCCTGATCAACGAGCGCGGCTACGAAGCGGTGTCTATGAGTGACATCGCGCGCGCTGCTGGGCTGACCAAGGCGACGCTGTATTACCACTTCCCCAGCAAAGCCGACCTGCTCACGTCGAGCGCGCTGGACATGCTACGCCGCGTGCAGCGCGACATCGAGCGCATCGTCAATGACCGGTCGCTCAGCGTGCGCCAGCGCCTAGAGCGTCTAGCGGTCGAGCGACAAAGCCGGCCGCTGGCTGCCACCTACAACGCCGCGATGATGGACGCGGCCATGCGCCAGTTGAGCCAGGTCCAACAGGCGCGTTTGCACGATGCGTTCGCACGGCTGAACGAACCACTGCTCCGGCTGGTGAAAGAGGGTATCGCCCAGGGCGAGCTGCGCGCCATAGACCCGGAGATCATCGCTCTGGCCTTTCGCCGTCTGTTCACCGAGCCGCGTCGCCCTTCCCCCGATGGAGACCACGAGGCAATCACTCGCGCGATGCTCGACGCCTTCTTTCATGGCGTCGCCAAGGAGTGA